In Saccharicrinis fermentans DSM 9555 = JCM 21142, a genomic segment contains:
- a CDS encoding acetyl-CoA carboxylase biotin carboxyl carrier protein subunit — translation MKLIHHTKNYTLSGDKKVNIQVRDNKLHKINNRRTTIDIEDIENDEFLIKINGKSHVGEVLDLKQNEVSVVINGNTYHFTVDTELASKRKEKLAKNSGKKIAKINAPLPGEIVAVLMSEGQEVHKGEPVLILEAMKMQNEIVSPVNGIIKSIQVKAEDTVMKDQMLFDVDPEK, via the coding sequence ATGAAATTGATACATCATACCAAAAATTATACGCTAAGCGGCGATAAAAAAGTAAATATTCAGGTACGGGATAATAAACTGCATAAGATAAATAATCGGCGTACTACCATTGATATTGAGGATATTGAAAACGATGAGTTTTTAATAAAGATCAATGGTAAATCGCATGTGGGAGAGGTTCTTGATCTTAAACAAAATGAGGTTTCGGTGGTAATTAATGGTAATACTTATCACTTTACAGTGGATACTGAGCTGGCCAGTAAACGGAAAGAAAAGTTGGCTAAAAACTCAGGAAAGAAAATAGCAAAAATTAATGCGCCATTGCCTGGCGAGATAGTGGCTGTGCTTATGAGTGAAGGGCAGGAAGTTCATAAGGGAGAGCCGGTGTTGATATTGGAAGCTATGAAAATGCAGAACGAAATTGTAAGTCCTGTAAATGGAATTATTAAGAGTATTCAGGTGAAGGCAGAAGATACCGTGATGAAGGATCAGATGTTGTTTGATGTAGATCCTGAGAAATAA
- a CDS encoding FKBP-type peptidyl-prolyl cis-trans isomerase, translated as MEKLSYSLGLSIAGNLQNSGVGELDYESFARGVKHQLEGTKPEVTPEEANQIINEFFTALQSKQFEANIKAGQDFLAENAKREGVVTLESGLQYEVVNEGSGAKPTAADNVKCHYHGTLLDGKVFDSSVQRGEPAVFPVNGVIAGWVEALQLMPLGSKWKLFVPSNLAYGEQGAGQDIPPHTTLIFEVELLEIV; from the coding sequence ATGGAAAAGTTAAGTTATTCGTTAGGATTAAGCATTGCCGGAAACCTTCAAAATTCAGGTGTTGGTGAGCTAGATTATGAATCGTTTGCAAGGGGAGTGAAGCACCAGTTAGAAGGTACAAAACCGGAGGTTACTCCTGAGGAGGCGAATCAAATTATCAATGAGTTTTTTACAGCATTGCAAAGTAAACAGTTTGAAGCAAACATAAAAGCAGGACAGGATTTTTTGGCAGAAAATGCTAAAAGAGAGGGTGTTGTGACCTTGGAGAGTGGATTACAGTATGAAGTTGTAAACGAAGGAAGTGGAGCTAAACCAACAGCCGCAGACAATGTAAAATGTCATTATCATGGAACCCTATTGGATGGTAAGGTGTTTGATAGTTCGGTTCAACGCGGTGAGCCAGCTGTATTCCCCGTGAATGGTGTTATTGCAGGATGGGTAGAAGCTCTTCAGTTAATGCCATTGGGGTCCAAGTGGAAATTATTTGTTCCTTCTAATCTGGCTTATGGTGAGCAAGGTGCAGGACAAGATATTCCACCTCATACTACTTTAATATTTGAAGTAGAATTATTAGAAATTGTTTAA